A segment of the Amycolatopsis thermophila genome:
CCCCGCATCGCCGCGCTCAGGGCCTCCACCGCGGACACCGCGCGCCCCTCGAACTCCGAGTACGACCAGTTCCGCACCACGTCCATGGACAGCACCTCGTACGGCAGGTCGTTCTCGTACCCCAGCTCGGCCCGCACGTAGTGGTTGAACCCGGCCGAGTACGCGCCGATGATGCGCGACACGGACGCGTCGTCGCTCATCAGCTCGCGCCCGCCGTCCGGCTCCCACGTCGTGAACCGCCCGTCCATCCGGCCCGTCGTCAGGCCGCGGTCGCGCAGCAGCTCGGTGAAGAACCGCACGTGCTCGATGCGCAGGTTCACACGGTCCACATAGGACTCGTCCAGCCCGGTCAGCGACGCCAGCTTGCGCACCGCCGCGGCCTTCTCCTCCGGCGTCAGCCGCGCGCCCCGCTGCAGCGCCCACGGCAGCTCGCGCGCGGCGAACTCCTCGGCCTCGGCCAGCACGTCCGGCAGCTTCCGCTTGCCGTGCTTTCCGTGGTAGTGCGCGATCGCCGCGTACGTCGGCACGAACAGCGGGTACGGCTGGTCGTTGCCCTCGGTGAACCGGACCGTGCCCATGTCCAGCACGCTGCTGATCAGCATCAGCCCGTTCAGGTAGAACCCGTGCCGTTCCTGCAGGTGTCCGGCCAGCGCGGCCGCGCGCAACGTGCCGTACGACTCGCCGGCCAGGTACTTCGGCGACAGCCACCGCCCGTTGCGCGACGTCCACAGCCGGATCACCTCGGCCACCGACTCGACGTCCGCGGTGAACCCGTGGTAATCCTTCGCGCTCTCGCCCTTCTTCGGCCGCGAGTAGCCGGTGGACACCGGGTCGATGAACACCAGGTCGCTGTGCACCAGCAGCGTCTCCGGGTTGTCGACCACCCGGTACGGCGGCGGCTCGGGCGCGTCGACGTCCCCGGACACCACGCGGCGCGGACCCAGCACGCCCATGTGCAGCCACACGCTCGCCGAGCCCGGGCCGCCGTTGAAGGCGAACGTGACGGGCCGCGAACCCGGCTCCGCGCCGTCCAGCGTGTAGGAGGTCAGGAACACCTCGGCCTTGGCGGTGTGGCCGTCGAACTTGCCGTCGGTGTGCACCTCCTTGCGCAGCACGATCCGCCCGGTCTGGGCGGTGTAGGCGAGCTTGCGCCGTTTGACGGTGAGCGTGTGCTGGGTGGTGACGAGGTCGTCGCTCGGTTCCGGCGCGGCCTCGGTCTGCTTCTCCTCTTCGGGGGTTTCCGGCATGATCGCCAACCTAGCGGAGCACACTGACATTGTGACCCGACGAAAGCCCCGCACGCTGGCCGAACTGGATGCCGCCGTCCCGCAGTGCCGCCGCTGCCCGCGTCTGGTCGCCTGGCGCGAGGAGGTGGCCGCGGCCAAGCGGGCCGCCTTCGCGGACTGGACCTACTGGGGACGCCCGGTGCCCGGGTTCGGACCGGCGGACGCGGCGATGGCGATCGTCGGGCTGGCGCCGGCGGCTCACGGCGCGAACCGCACCGGCCGGATGTTCACCGGCGACCGCTCCGGCGACTTCCTCTACCAGGCCCTCTACGACATCGGACTGGCCTCGCAGCCGCACTCGACCCACATCGGCGACGGCCTCGAACTCAAGGGCGTGCGCATCACCGCGCCCGTCAAGTGCGCGCCACCGGCCAACAAGCCGCTGCCGTCCGAGCGGGACAACTGCCGTCCCTGGCTGGTGCGGGAGTTCGAGCTGTTACTTCCGACACTCCGTTCCGTGGTCGTGCTCGGCGCGTTCGGGTGGCAGGCGCTGCTCCCGGTGCTCGCCCAGACGTGGACGGTGCCCAAGCCGTCGCCGAAGTTCGGCCACGGCGCGCACTTCGTCCTGCCCGGAGCCCCGGAACTTCACCTTTTTGGGTCGTTCCACGTCTCGCAGCAGAACACTTTCACCGGGCGGCTCACGCCGGCCATGCTGCGGGACGTGCTGAGCCGTGCCGCCGGGGTGGCCGGCCTCCTCTGAATCGTTCTGTTCTGGCGCGCGACCCTGGTCACAGGTGGGGAGGGTGCACGAGCGTCCCCGTCTCGCGAGTGGGAAGATGATGCTATGGCCGCAGCGAAGTCGGAACCGACTCGGATCCTCATTCTGGGTGGCGGTTACGTCGGGCTCTACACGGCGTTGGGACTCCAGAAGAAGCTCCGCGCCAACGAAGCCTCCGTGACGATCGTCGACCCTCAGCCGCACATGACCTATCAGCCGTTCCTCCCGGAAGCGGCGGCTGGGGCCATCGAACCACGTCACGTCGTGGTGCCGCTGCGGCGGGTGCTCAAGCGTTGCCACGTGCTCACCGCGCGGGT
Coding sequences within it:
- a CDS encoding uracil-DNA glycosylase, whose amino-acid sequence is MIANLAEHTDIVTRRKPRTLAELDAAVPQCRRCPRLVAWREEVAAAKRAAFADWTYWGRPVPGFGPADAAMAIVGLAPAAHGANRTGRMFTGDRSGDFLYQALYDIGLASQPHSTHIGDGLELKGVRITAPVKCAPPANKPLPSERDNCRPWLVREFELLLPTLRSVVVLGAFGWQALLPVLAQTWTVPKPSPKFGHGAHFVLPGAPELHLFGSFHVSQQNTFTGRLTPAMLRDVLSRAAGVAGLL
- a CDS encoding S10 family peptidase; its protein translation is MPETPEEEKQTEAAPEPSDDLVTTQHTLTVKRRKLAYTAQTGRIVLRKEVHTDGKFDGHTAKAEVFLTSYTLDGAEPGSRPVTFAFNGGPGSASVWLHMGVLGPRRVVSGDVDAPEPPPYRVVDNPETLLVHSDLVFIDPVSTGYSRPKKGESAKDYHGFTADVESVAEVIRLWTSRNGRWLSPKYLAGESYGTLRAAALAGHLQERHGFYLNGLMLISSVLDMGTVRFTEGNDQPYPLFVPTYAAIAHYHGKHGKRKLPDVLAEAEEFAARELPWALQRGARLTPEEKAAAVRKLASLTGLDESYVDRVNLRIEHVRFFTELLRDRGLTTGRMDGRFTTWEPDGGRELMSDDASVSRIIGAYSAGFNHYVRAELGYENDLPYEVLSMDVVRNWSYSEFEGRAVSAVEALSAAMRGNPHLKVHVALGYYDGATPYYAAEHVLAHLQIPDNLRSNIESAYYPAGHMMYVHEPSRVQQSKDLAEFVARSSNR